Proteins from a single region of Desulfuribacillus stibiiarsenatis:
- a CDS encoding cytochrome c3 family protein has translation MKKSLIIAFVVLVAASIFVGYQTQVGDQAIQESNNPEQAAVLALSPIEVAERISSEWKGSNKFFAQINAANLANSPGAREGCTHCHNGMVFAGGVHTNAPIGDHMTGINCQACHTGTGNELMKTGQINPAMRHFTGTYIKSDITGGRAGKGALCITCHNGRRDPQASLAAFTAGTGNMQYPHYGAASLVFGQGGMHLPEATYRSSAAHSNIQDSCVGCHMVETQEGYSQHTFILDEADANKACGNCHVGAQNFNINGSQTEVYNGLKRVYDALLEATGAARIETSGQGGFLFYDQAGATFQHRPTPEVYSLLYNWYLVKSDGSLGVHNPAYARALLGESYRAVTGKGLW, from the coding sequence ATGAAAAAAAGTTTAATTATAGCTTTCGTAGTATTAGTTGCAGCATCAATTTTTGTTGGATATCAAACGCAGGTAGGCGATCAAGCGATTCAGGAGAGTAATAATCCAGAACAAGCTGCTGTACTTGCATTAAGCCCAATTGAAGTTGCAGAAAGAATTTCAAGTGAATGGAAAGGCTCTAACAAGTTTTTCGCGCAAATTAACGCAGCAAATTTGGCGAACAGTCCAGGTGCGCGTGAGGGTTGTACACATTGTCATAACGGTATGGTGTTTGCAGGTGGAGTACATACAAACGCCCCGATTGGCGATCATATGACGGGTATCAATTGTCAAGCATGTCACACTGGCACTGGTAATGAATTGATGAAAACTGGGCAAATCAATCCAGCTATGAGACATTTCACAGGCACATACATAAAAAGTGATATTACTGGTGGACGCGCAGGAAAAGGCGCATTATGTATCACATGCCACAATGGTAGACGTGATCCGCAGGCATCATTAGCAGCATTTACGGCTGGAACAGGAAACATGCAATATCCTCACTATGGTGCAGCATCGCTAGTGTTTGGGCAAGGCGGTATGCATTTGCCTGAAGCTACTTACCGCTCATCGGCAGCGCACTCGAACATCCAAGATAGTTGCGTTGGGTGTCATATGGTAGAGACTCAAGAAGGATATTCACAACATACATTCATACTTGATGAAGCAGATGCTAATAAAGCATGTGGAAACTGTCATGTGGGTGCACAGAATTTCAATATCAACGGTTCACAAACAGAAGTCTATAACGGTTTGAAAAGAGTCTATGATGCATTATTAGAAGCGACAGGAGCCGCTAGAATCGAAACATCAGGTCAAGGTGGATTCTTGTTCTACGATCAAGCTGGGGCAACGTTCCAACATAGGCCAACTCCCGAAGTATACTCATTACTATATAACTGGTACCTTGTAAAAAGCGATGGCAGCTTAGGAGTCCATAACCCCGCGTATGCACGTGCGTTATTGGGTGAGTCCTATCGCGCTGTAACAGGTAAAGGGCTTTGGTAG